The Gossypium arboreum isolate Shixiya-1 chromosome 2, ASM2569848v2, whole genome shotgun sequence region TagacaatttaaaatatataaatactcaCTTTTGTatctatgaaataaaaaaaaattgatgttacaaaaatttaaatttaatcaaaaattTCGTAATAATTGATTgtgcattttaaaatttaaaaataaaaaaataaattctaTATAATTAAAGAGTTCAACGACCTGTAGCAGATTTAACCAATTAGATAAGGGAGATAGATTATAACATGATAAGGAGAGCCAAGAAAGAAAAGAGGGACTGTTTGTTAAGATGTTTTCCTTGTTGtaggtaaaataaaaataaaaagaaactatAGTCAGTCGGTCAACTTTAATAAATGTGACGGTGCCAAACTTTTTTAGTTAttgtaaattatttatattatttatactatATATTAAAAAGTTAATTGAGTCATATCCCAATTCAATTAAGAATTATCaaataaacaataaatattattttaaaattatttattttttacattttaataaatttagaaaaacatATTCATATAAATGAGACTCATGAAAGTTAACCTAATATATCATAATCTTTAGTTATctcaattttataatttcattcaaagttacttttaatttttatatttttacataattgTCCTCACCCAAAAAAGTGGATATACCATAATCTAGTTATCTATACTATATGTAAAGTGCTGGTGTCATGAGTCAACTCAACTCcagtttaattataaaattattaaaatacccttaCGTCaaaggataattaatattattataagagTATTTTCACCTTTATACTTTTGTATAATCTTCAAATAGAACAATTAAAAACTTTATTTGAGAATTAACACAAGATCAACAAATTTAGATAGAAAACCCTTACCATTCTACTAATAatattttttgatatatttttataaatttttaatataaaatattttctttcacCCACATTGTGAGTATGATGAAATCTAATATTAATTACGTTGTTGATTGAGATGGTATCATAAATTAAGTTAATACCAACTTAAAGTTGATGACAACACTATAATAAATAATTGTAttcatttaatattcttaatatgatatatttatgtgtttaaatttcattttacttccaatttaaacacatatttgTTCTAAACACTTAATTTCCATATACATACATGTATGATAAAATTTCTagttattataaaacattttactaaattttatgtaatttattcgCAACAACTCAATTAAAAAAAGTaggtaaaaataaaaatcaaaccataaaataCTTCTTTCTAAATTTGTAAGGTTATAATagttaattgatttttaaatttccatttaaataaaattatatccaatatttaacaattttattttttcactcttggtttttttttttaatttcctaCTTTagatatttcaattatttaattaattttcacaTATAGTATTATTAAGATACTGGAGTGATTGATGGTAAAGGAAGGACAAACATTTTATATAGACACGACATAAAATAATCTTTGTAAATGGCTAAAAATCTAAAAGGGAAGAAGATTGTCAAACTTTGATTTGCCATTTGCATGCAGTGAAAACAAACATGCATGCACTCAACCCACCGGTCAAACTCAACCCTACCTTTACCAGTTTAAGTATAGCATGTAACTAACCAACCTAACAAACCCTAAATAGATACCCCTTCGTCCTCCCCCCCTTGTGCTTTGTTTCTGTCTTCAAAGAGCAGCTCAGCCGGTGATTCCTAATTAGCGGTGGATAATGAGGAAGCCTTGTTGCGATAAGCGAGACACCAATAAAGGGACATGGTCCAAGCAAGAAGACGAGAAGCTCCTAAATTACATTCGAAAAAACGGTGAAGCTGGTTGCTGGCGCACTCTTCCTCGGGCTGCTGGTTGGTTTCTACCATTTCATTGCATCCGCTACCCTATAATTCAAATCAAGGatgaatcatatatatatatgctaataaTTTGTGTTGTTTTGGATTGGTTTAATAATTTAGGGCTCCTTCGATGTGGTAAAAGTTGTAAGCTGAGATGGATAAACTATCTAAGGCCTGATGTTAAAATAGGAAACTTTGGTGAAGATGAAGACGACCTTATTATCAAGCTTCATGCACTTTTAGGCAATCGGTAAGATTAAACTCGAAATTAGTGTCAACTGAAAATTcgaatataaattttttattacttCAATATTATTGAGTGAACCTAATGATCACTAAATTTGTGTTTAGACTTTTAGAATTTAAACAAAGAAAAATAGCTCAGGTAAAGCCTTACTTTTATGCCTTATAAAAGAAATACCATGACTAAATTAAAATACTGTCTTACATTACATATTGATATGTATAGATGAAGACAAGATGAGTTTACTTCTTGTTAAGGATAGATTTTGGATTAAGAACGTGCCTGAGGGTATCCTAATAAATGATATCTCAtattttcttaataaaatttaTCTCCAAGAACAATGTAATTCAGGTGGTCGTTGATTGCTGGAAGATTGCCTGGACGTACCGACAATGAAGTGAAGAATTATTGGAACTCACATTTACGAAGGAAGCTCATAAACATGGGCATCGATCCAAATAAGCATAGCTTGACCCGCCACAACCGCCCACATCATAATTCCAATACTAACACCAGTGCAAGTGCAACATTAATATCATCTGCTTCAAAACTCCCAAAGTCCCATAAATGCATTGCACCGCCCAACAACAAACCCTGGCGCGACAACGATCAAGTTTCCGATGCCGCAAGTTGCTTGTTGGAAGATGAAGATGATGATAATCTGCCATGCAGTACTACTCAATATCAGCTGCCTGATCTGAACCTAGAGTTGACTATCAGTGTTTCAGCTCCTAATTCCACGGCTAAACTTGAACAACATGATCATCAGATTCAGGAACCAAACCACAAACAATGCTCCAACATATCAAGTGACCTACACTTCTCCTCAACTCCCACTCTTCTTCTTTTTCACTAGTCAATTTGCTTCTCCAAGCCCACTTATTTTACCTCAAAATATAATTACATAACTAGGTTAAAATGGAGTTAGGAAGTTGTCATGTGTTTTTTATTCCTTTGgttaggttttattttatttaatataatgtACGAACACATGCCACATTCCTATAACTTTGCGTTTAATTCCATGGGAAGTGTTCATCCATCTAAAAGTTGGATTTAGAATTTATTTATTCTATAAATCTTGAAAAAATCCAATATAGGTATATTAGTTAAAGTTGAATatgattataattatttaaatggtaTATATGGAATAATAAATTTATCATCTAACTAATAAGTGTTGGGTACggtaataaataatattttattttcacgGAGACAATTCAAGTTTAAACTTTTAAGATCAAATTGTTAGAAAATACAACAACAAACGCTCAAAAAATTAGTCTTCATAAACCATAAAATAAACTTGAAAAATACCTTAatagtatataaaaaaaaaaatctaccaACTAGTGACAATATTTTATTTGTCCATATTAATCCCTAAACTTTGCCAACTTTTCTCAAAATCAAACTTGATAACTTTTCCCAGTTTTCATCCATGTGACTATGTGACACTCAAATATTACACTATATCATcacttaaaaatcatatttttttaataaaaaatttatgtgATAATGTGGCATTGTCTCAAAGTGTTACATCATTACAAAACTTTatgaaattgagaaaaattatcaaattcaaaaattaaatattgttatttttttaactAAATTTATGGCCTAAGCTATTTCTTTCAAGGGTTGCGACTATCTCTCCCAATAATTTCATTTCTAAAATTCGAACTTAAAATACAATATATTTTAACgaacttattaataatttataccCTTTGTCTTCTTTATTCGCCAACTTATactaaagaaaaataataatacatatatcgATTTACCATCATATATCAGATATTAGTGAAAATGatcatttccttttctttctttcaactGCCCATTTTGTTCTCTCACTTTTCATCCTCTTTCTCTATATAGATTTAGATGTTATATAAATTGACCATTAATCATAAGGATTAAGTAAGCTAAGAAAAAAACAAGGAGAAGGAATGGATATTAACTTTCACTTTTGGTCTCAACCCTCTAATTTTATACTGAGTGCATTACATGAAGATTGTATTGAGTGTATTGCATGAAGATATTACTGATTTATTTAttcttaaattaattattatgtaatagtctaGAAtgctatttttaataaaaaataacaaatagTATTATAAGTAAAAAGTTTCCTTGTAAAACAAATAGCTATCTCAAAAAAAATAACATTCTTTttttaaaatactattaatatttttacataaatattttataaatatattttacataattttttccTTTCAACCAGATATCTGGTTGACATAAT contains the following coding sequences:
- the LOC108466761 gene encoding myb-related protein 308-like; the encoded protein is MRKPCCDKRDTNKGTWSKQEDEKLLNYIRKNGEAGCWRTLPRAAGLLRCGKSCKLRWINYLRPDVKIGNFGEDEDDLIIKLHALLGNRWSLIAGRLPGRTDNEVKNYWNSHLRRKLINMGIDPNKHSLTRHNRPHHNSNTNTSASATLISSASKLPKSHKCIAPPNNKPWRDNDQVSDAASCLLEDEDDDNLPCSTTQYQLPDLNLELTISVSAPNSTAKLEQHDHQIQEPNHKQCSNISSDLHFSSTPTLLLFH